Genomic window (Nitrososphaerales archaeon):
GATGATGGGCTTCTTAAGAAGGAAGAGATGAAGGCGTATTTAGAGACTCATCCGAAGATATTGGCCATCACCCATGCATCTAACGTACTGGGGACGATCAATCCGATCAAAGAAATCGTTAAGTATGCACATAAGAATGGTGTGACTGTACTTGTTGATGGTGCACAGAGCGTACCACACATGCCGGTCGATGTGCAGGATCTGGATTGTGACTTTCTGGCATTCTCAGCCCATAAGATGTTAGGGCCTACGGGTGTTGGTGTGTTATATGGAAAAAGAGAACTGTTAGAAAAGATGGAGCCATATCAGGGAGGAGGGGATATGATCAAAGAGGTGCATCGAGATTATGCGAAATGGAACGATCTCCCTTGGAAGTTTGAGGCTGGAACATCGAATATTGCGGATGTGATAGGATTTGGTGTCGCGATCGATTATTTAAATAAGATAGGGATGGATAACGTAAGGGCTCATGAGATAGATATCACATCTTACGCATTAAAGAGAATGAGTGATGTAGATGGGTTAAGGATCTATGGCCCTATGGATGTCAATCAGAGATGTGGAGTAGTCTCCTTCAATATAGATAATATTCATCCTCACGATGTCGCTACACTTCTTGATGGTGAAGGGATAGCGATAAGGTCGGGCCATCTCTGTGCCCAACCATTGATGGAGAGGCTCAACGTACCCGCTGTGA
Coding sequences:
- a CDS encoding cysteine desulfurase, which produces MLDVETIRKDFPILRRRINGKPLIYFDNAATSQKPKQVIKAILKYYSLYNANIHRTVHTLGVEATEAYENVRDKIAKFINAKYREEVLFVRNTTEAINLVAFSWGRANISKGDTIVLTEMEHHSNIVPWQLLAREKSAHLKYIGITDDGLLKKEEMKAYLETHPKILAITHASNVLGTINPIKEIVKYAHKNGVTVLVDGAQSVPHMPVDVQDLDCDFLAFSAHKMLGPTGVGVLYGKRELLEKMEPYQGGGDMIKEVHRDYAKWNDLPWKFEAGTSNIADVIGFGVAIDYLNKIGMDNVRAHEIDITSYALKRMSDVDGLRIYGPMDVNQRCGVVSFNIDNIHPHDVATLLDGEGIAIRSGHLCAQPLMERLNVPAVNRASFYIYNTKEEVDTMVEVLKKIKEVFKI